From the genome of Arthrobacter sp. SLBN-122:
ATGACCGCGGAGACCTGATCAGCAAGCTCCACGAGTCCGACGCCGAAATCCTCAACGTGGACCACGTTGAGGCAGGGACCAGGGCTGAGGTGAAGGTCCGCGAGGGCCTGGCGTCCGAACTGGAACCATTCGTCGTCAATGAGTGATCCCGCGGCCGGCGACGCCGCGCAGACGGACGGCGAGCAGTTCGTTATCGAACTGCTCGACCGTGCCGTCGCCGGCATGGGCGGACAAAGCCGCACCGGACAACACGAAATGGCCAGGCAGGTGGCCCGGGCCATCGAAACCGGCAACCACCTGCTGGTCCAGGCCGGCACTGGCACCGGCAAGTCGCTGGCCTACCTGGTGCCGCTGATCGCGCACGCCCTGGAGAGTAACAAGCCGGCGTTGGTGTCCACGGCAACGCTGGCACTGCAAACCCAGATTGTCGGAAGGGACCTGCCGCGGCTGCTGAAGAACATCACTCCGGCCCTGGAAAGACCGGTCAAAGTTGCCCTGGTGAAGGGGCGGTCCAACTACGTCTGCCGCCACAAACTCGAAGGCGGGTTCCCCTCAGAGGAGCCTGCCGAAGGGCAGCTCTTTTCCCTGGGCGAAGACACCAGCGTCCCGCACTTCGCCGCGTCCGTGGGCGGCCCCTCCTCCCAGCTTGGGAAGGAAGTGGTTCGGCTCCGCGAATGGGCGGAGAAAACGGCCACCGGTGACCGGGACGAACTTCTCCCCGGCGTGACAGACCGTGCCTGGCGACAGGTGTCCGTCACCTCCATGGAATGCCTGGGCGCCCAAAGATGCCCCATGGCCGCCGAGTGCTTCAGCGAGCTGGCGCGGCAGGACGCAGCCGAGGCAGACGTGGTGGTGACCAACCATGCCATGCTTGCCGTCAGCGCCTTCGAAGGGCTTGCAGTCCTGCCCGAGTATGACGTCGTGGTGGTGGACGAAGCCCACGAACTCCAGGACCGGGTTACCGGAGCCGTGTCCGGGCAGCTGTCTGTGGCCATGGTCCACGCTGCCGCGTCCGGCGCCCGCAAACATACCGCCATTACCGTCGATGCCTTGAACGCCGCAGCCGACAATCTTGAGCTGGCCCTTGCCGGCGCGCCGAACGGCCTGCTCCCCAACGGCCTGAATGATGAACAGCTGGACTGCATCGACCAGCTTCGGGAGGCGTGCCGCGCCGCATTGTCGGATTCCAAAGGGGACAGCAACACCACTGCCGATGGCGGCCGGCAGCTGGCGCGGTCCCGGCTCATGCTCATCCTGGAACTGTGCGAGCGTCTGATCGCTGCCAGGGAAAACCGGGAAGTCGTCTGGTTTTCCCGTGCCGGCACCTTCGACCCAGGCCAGGGATACACGCAGCCTGACGACAACGCGCCGGTGCTGATCAACATCGCACCGCTTTCCGTTGCTGGAAGGTTGCGGGAAGGGCTCTTCGCCGGGCACACCGTCGTCTTGACGTCCGCGACGCTGGCGATTGGTTCCGCTTTCGAGCCAGCTGCCGGTGGACTGGGCCTCATCGGGGAGGGCGCACCCAGCTGGACGGGCGTGGACGTGGGCTCTCCCTTCGATTACCCCAAGCAGGGCATCCTCTATGTGGCCGGCCACCTGCCAAAACCCGCCCGCGGCGTTTCCCCCGAGGCGCTGGAGGAACTGGAGGCGCTTATCAAAGCGTCGGGCGGCGGTGCTCTGTGCCTGTTTTCATCGCGCCGGGCGGCCGAAGAGGCCGCCGACGCCCTCCGGCCCAAGCTCGACGTGACTGTCCTCTGCCAGGGCGAATCCACCATGACTGCCCTGGTCAAGCAGTTCGCCGACGAACCGGACACCTGCCTTTTCGGGACGATGTCCCTGTGGCAGGGGGTTGATGTTCCGGGAGGCTCCTGCCGCCTTGTAGTGATCGACCGCATACCGTTCCCGAGGCCGGACGATCCGCTGATGACGGCGCGTTCACGTGCCGTGGCGCAGGCCGGCGGGAACGGCTTCATGTCGGTGTCGGCCACGCACGCCGCCATCCGGCTGGCCCAGGGCGCCGGCCGGCTGATCCGGTCCACCGGAGACAAAGGTGTGGTGGCCGTTCTGGATTCCCGGCTGGCCACTGAACGCTATGCCGGCTTCCTGCGGGGAGCGCTCCCGCCGTTCTGGGCCACCACGGACCGCAGCAAGGCGCTGGCCGCGTTGACCAGGCTTGGAGCGGACGCGGCCAGATAGTTGACGCCCAGGGACAACTCCCCAGTAAACGTCCGGACCGCTGGCCAAAGATGAAGGTGGCCGGTGGATCCTTGGCTAAAGGAAACGGCTAAAGGGAACGCAGGACCGAGACCACTTTGCCCATGATGGTGGCGTGGTCTCCCAGGATGGGTTCGTACTGGGTGTTCTGGGGGAGCAGCCAGGTGTGGCCGTCGCGCTGGCGGAACGTCTTGACGGTTGCCTCGTCATCGAGCAGGGCCGCAACGATGTCCCCGTTGGCAGCGTCCGCCTGGCGCCTCACCACCACCCAGTCACCGTCACAGATGGCCGCGTCCACCATGGAATCGCCCGCCACCCTGAGCATGAACAGTTCACCCTGGCCAACGAGCTGGCGGGGGAGCGGCATGACGTCCTCGACGAGTTGCTCGGCAAGGATGGGGCCGCCGGCAGCAATCCGGCCAACCAGCGGAACCATGGCCGTATCAAGAGCGGTGGGCAGTTCCGTCACCGTGGCTCCGCTGCCCTGGGCCTGAGGTGCAGGAGATGTGCCTGCTGCCTTGCCGCCGCCGCCGTCCAGCGTGAGGGGCATCAGGACTTCCATGGCGCGCGGCCGCTTGGGGTCGCGCCGCAGGTAACCCAGCTTTTCCAGTTGCGAGAGCTGGTGGGTCACGCTGGAGAGGCTCGCGAGGCCCACGGTGTCGCCGATTTCGCGCATGGAGGGCGGGTACCCGTTTTCATTGACTGAGCGCTGGATTGTTTCGAGGATCTTCTTCTGCCGCGGCGTCAAACCCTTTGCCGTCTTCTTCGATTGCGGGGCGGTCCTGCCCCCGGCGGCTGCTGCTGCCATATTCGCCAATGCCTTTCGCTTGCCGCCGGATCTTCCAGGAGCACTGTTGCCCAGCACCCCCTGAAGGACTGCCACTGTCATTGTCAGACCCTGCTGTTCAACTTCAGTGGTGGTTGTTCTGTGATTTCAAAGCTAGGCCAGCCACATGGGTTTTTCAAACATTTGTTCTAGCGAGTCTCGACATTATTCGTTGATAGGTGCTAAAACTAAACAAGCAAAGTTCGAACATGTGTTCTAACCAGTGCATGCCCTATTCGAAGACGTAGCCGGAAGAAGTTAAGTGGCGCGGAATGAATCGAGGGGCGGTTGGCTGGGCGGACACCCGGGCAGCACGGCAGGTCCAGGAGGGCTCAGTTCATGTCAGCTATATCTCTTCACCAGGTTTCACTCCCGCAGGCGGTTTCCCTGCAGGGGCGGAAGACTTCAAAGCGCTCGATTTCGTCAAGCAGCGCCCGCCCCTCAGCAGCACCTTTGCGGCTCACACGACGGGGGCAGGTCGTCCTGATCGGAGTTCCGCTTGTGCTACTCGCCGTCCTCCTGATGTCCCTGGCCGGACTCTTCAACTCGCCGGCCAAGGCTTCCGATTCCGCTGCGGACCTGGCCGTGACGCCCACGGTTACGGTAACGGTGCAGGGCGGGCAGTCGCTGTGGTCCATTGCCGGGGCCGTTGCTCCAGACCGGGATGCCCGGGACGTGGTGGCAGATATCGTCCAGCTCAACAACCTTTCCGCCGGCGCCGTCCTGCCTGGTCAGCAACTGTTCGTCCCTACGCGCTAAGGGGATGCGGGCGTCAGTCCTGGTAGAAACCCGGGCAATTGCCCGCCACGCCCTTGGCGAACAGCACCCGTCACATTTTCCGGTGGTTGTCCCGGCAACTAAACTGTTCAGGTGAACGACCAGCTAGAACGTCTGAACCGGCTTCCCCTCCGCAGCAATCTTCGTGGGCTGACCCCTTACGGGGCACCCCAACTGGACGTCCCCATCCTGCTGAATGTCAATGAGAACACTC
Proteins encoded in this window:
- the lexA gene encoding transcriptional repressor LexA; this encodes MAAAAAGGRTAPQSKKTAKGLTPRQKKILETIQRSVNENGYPPSMREIGDTVGLASLSSVTHQLSQLEKLGYLRRDPKRPRAMEVLMPLTLDGGGGKAAGTSPAPQAQGSGATVTELPTALDTAMVPLVGRIAAGGPILAEQLVEDVMPLPRQLVGQGELFMLRVAGDSMVDAAICDGDWVVVRRQADAANGDIVAALLDDEATVKTFRQRDGHTWLLPQNTQYEPILGDHATIMGKVVSVLRSL
- a CDS encoding LysM peptidoglycan-binding domain-containing protein, which codes for MSSSSARPSAAPLRLTRRGQVVLIGVPLVLLAVLLMSLAGLFNSPAKASDSAADLAVTPTVTVTVQGGQSLWSIAGAVAPDRDARDVVADIVQLNNLSAGAVLPGQQLFVPTR
- a CDS encoding ATP-dependent DNA helicase, encoding MSDPAAGDAAQTDGEQFVIELLDRAVAGMGGQSRTGQHEMARQVARAIETGNHLLVQAGTGTGKSLAYLVPLIAHALESNKPALVSTATLALQTQIVGRDLPRLLKNITPALERPVKVALVKGRSNYVCRHKLEGGFPSEEPAEGQLFSLGEDTSVPHFAASVGGPSSQLGKEVVRLREWAEKTATGDRDELLPGVTDRAWRQVSVTSMECLGAQRCPMAAECFSELARQDAAEADVVVTNHAMLAVSAFEGLAVLPEYDVVVVDEAHELQDRVTGAVSGQLSVAMVHAAASGARKHTAITVDALNAAADNLELALAGAPNGLLPNGLNDEQLDCIDQLREACRAALSDSKGDSNTTADGGRQLARSRLMLILELCERLIAARENREVVWFSRAGTFDPGQGYTQPDDNAPVLINIAPLSVAGRLREGLFAGHTVVLTSATLAIGSAFEPAAGGLGLIGEGAPSWTGVDVGSPFDYPKQGILYVAGHLPKPARGVSPEALEELEALIKASGGGALCLFSSRRAAEEAADALRPKLDVTVLCQGESTMTALVKQFADEPDTCLFGTMSLWQGVDVPGGSCRLVVIDRIPFPRPDDPLMTARSRAVAQAGGNGFMSVSATHAAIRLAQGAGRLIRSTGDKGVVAVLDSRLATERYAGFLRGALPPFWATTDRSKALAALTRLGADAAR